The genomic segment CAAAACAATACTTATCCGAACTCGACCGATACGATTTATTGATTTTGGATGTTACTCTGCCAGATGGAACAGGATTTGACGTATGCGAAAGAGTAAGAAAAGAAAATCAGCAGATACCGATAATATTTCTGACTGCATCGGATGAAGAAGTCAGCATAATTCGTGGATTAGATAGCGGTGGGGACGATTATATCACCAAGCCTTTCAAGCTGGGGGAATTGTGTTCCCGTATCCGGGCGCTGCTGCGTCGGGCCGGAGTTTCCAAAAGTGAAAAAAACACTTCTATGGAATGTGGCGACATTACCATTGATCTGTTGGGTAGTCGTGCAACCTTAAAGGGAAAAGCATTGGATTTGACAAGCGCCGAATATCGTTTGCTTTGTCTGCTGGTAAGAAACGCAAATCGTGTTGTGACAAGGGACATCATTCTAAATGAGCTGTGGGATGATACAGGAAATTTTGTTGATGATAACACCCTGTCTGTCTATGTACGGCGGCTTCGTGAAAAAGTGGAAACCGATCCGTCCCATCCAGAACACCTTATAACCATCCGGGGGTTTGGCTACCAATGGAAAGAGGTGTCTATATGAGCTTGTACCAAGATAGACAGATTAAAGGGTTCCTGCTGTTTTTGACTTTGTTTGCTCTGCTGTTTGTAGGTACAGCAACCGTTTTGACTATTTATCAGGTGAACGATGCGGAAGTCCTGTGGCTCAAACACGATGAAGCAGTTTCATCCTCACTTTTGAAACAGGGTGTTCCGAAAGAAGTGATTGCAGTTGCCTTTACGAACACAGACATCAGTGAAGATGGTAGGTCATTATTAGCGGCTGCGGGTTTGGGAAAACAGACAGAAATCGGTATGCGGCCTTTTCTCAATCAATTTCAACTCTCTACTTTTTGCTCCATGCTATGTGCGGCGGCATTTTTACTCCTTGTGCTTGCCATAGGCGTATTCATTTTTTTCTGGAAACGGAAGCGATTGTACCAGCAGGCGGACAAAGTATTGATGCATTACATCAATGGGGACTACTCCTGTCATTTACCGCAGAATTATGAGGGAGGCATCTTCCAAATATTTTCCTCGGTGGAGCAGCTTGCAACCATGCTCCAATCCAAAAATGAAACAGAGCATCAAGCAAAAGAGTTTTTGAAAGATACCATATCGGATATATCCCACCAGCTCAAAACGCCGCTGGCTGCCCTCGCCATGTATCAGGAGATTATCGAGAGTGAGCCGGAAAATGCGGAAACGGTAAAGCAGTTTGCGGCGAAGATGGGAGTTTCCCTGAAACGCATGGAGCAGCTAATCTTATCCATGCTGAAAATAACCCGGCTGGATACGGGAAATATCGTTTTTGAGAAAAAAAGCTGTCGTGTGTCCGAGCTGATTGCTCATTCGATCAATGAATTAACCACAAGGGCTAAAAGCGAAAACAAACAGATTCAGATAGATGGCGACGGTGAACAGCAGCTTATTTGTGATATGGATTGGACAGGTGAAGCGATTGGAAACATCGTAAAAAATGCGCTGGATCACACACAAGCTGGCGGAATTGTCCGTATTACATGGGATCGCACGCCTGCCATGTTTCGGATTTTTATTTCTGATAATGGTAACGGCATAGCCCCGGAAGATATTCACCATATCTTCAAACGCTTTTATCGCAGCAAACATTCCCTTGATACACAAGGGATCGGGCTGGGGCTTCCCCTTGCCAAGTCCATTATTGAGGGTCAAAGCGGTGTTATCTCCGTACAAAGCGAAGTCGGAAAAGGTACGCTGTTTACACTATCTTTCCTTACGGAACTGTAAGGTCAAATTCACCTGCTTGTAAGCTGTTTTTGCTATCCTTTTGGGAAAGGAGGTACTGATAACTATGGAAATATTGAAAGTACAGGGTTTATGCAAAACCTATGGCAAGGGTGAAGCGAAAGTTGAAGCATTGAAAAAGGTTTCCTTTTCGCTGAATAAGGGTGAGTTTGCTGCCGTTGTGGGAGAATCCGGCTCTGGTAAAAGCACACTGCTAAACTGTATCGGTGCTTTGGATACCCCTACTTCCGGCCAAATTTTGGTAGATGGACAAGACCTGTTTTCCATGAAAGAGGAACAGCGCACGATTTTCCGCCGTCGTAATATCGGCTTTATCTTCCAATCCTTTCAGTTGGTTTCCGAGCTGAATGTGGAGCAGAATATCATGTTTCCGCTTCTCTTGGACTATCGCAAGCCAGACCCGGCAGCGGTAGAAGAAATTTTGGAACTCTTGGGCCTTGCCGAACGTCGGCACCACCTGCCGAGCCAACTATCCGGCGGCCAGCAGCAGCGTGTCGCCATTGGCCGGGCGTTAATCACAAAGCCCAAACTGATTCTGGCGGATGAACCTACTGGAAATCTGGACAGCCAGAACAGTCAGGATGTTATTGCCCTGCTCACACAGGCATCCCGCCGCTATCAGCAAACAATCCTGATGATTACCCACAACAAAAATTTGACAGCATCCGTTGATCGGGTATTCCGGGTATCGGATGGTGTCCTCACGGATTTGGGAGGGAAAACAGATGAAGCGTTATCTTGACCTTGTTCCCATATCCGCAAAAATTCACAGGAAACAAAGCCGGATGTCCATTTTCTGTATCGTGCTGGCGGTATTTCTGGTTACAACGATTTTCGGCATGGCAGATATGTTTATCCGCAGCCAGATTTTGCAGGCTCAGATGGATGGCGGGAACTTTCATGTCGGTCTGCGGTATGTTACCGATGAGGACTGCTCTCTGATTGCCAAACGTCCCGCTGTCAAAGCCGCCGCCCGTTATGGCGTTCTCAACTATCGTGGAGAGGACGGCTATACTCTATCCGGGAAAACAGCTATTATTATGGGCTGCGATGCGCCGTGGTTTTCGGATATGATGGTTGATGGTATTGCGGAAGGAAATTTCCCTCAGACAGAATCTGAAGCCATGCTGACGCAAAGTGCAAAAGACCGTCTGGGATTTCAAATCGGTGATACCGTTGTCATAGATGGACCTGACGGTGAGAAACTGACCTATATTATTTCTGGATTCTGTAAAGACGCCATGAAAACTACCAGTGAGGATTCCATAGGAGTTTCCATCACCACGGACGCATTCCGTTCGATTTATCCCGCTGTCAAGCATGAAACTCTGGAGGATTACGACAGCGTTTGCTATGTTCAGTTTGAAAACCCCTGGAATGCCCGCCGGGAGATTCAACAGCTGAAAGCGGACCTCGGGCTGTCCGATGAACAGGTCTATGAAAATGTCAAGCTCATGGGCATGTATGGTCAGAGCGACAGCTCCAAGATGATGCAGATCTACGTAGTGGCCGCCATCCTGTTTGTACTGGTGCTGGCTGCGGGCGTCATGATGATTGCCAGCAGCTTGAACAGCAATGTGGCCCAGCGCACAGAGTTTTTTGGCTTGATGCGGTGTATCGGAGCCACTCCCAAACAGGTGATTCGATTGGTTCGCAAGGAAGCCCTCCTCTGGTGCCGGTTTGCAATCCCGGCAGGGATTGGAGCAGGCGTCGTGGTGATCTGGATTCTCTGCGCTGTGTTACGGATTCTCAGTCCAGAATATTTTGCACAGATGCCGGCTTTGGGGCTGAGTATCCCCAGTATCCTGGCGGGAATCCTGGTGGGGCTTCTGACCGTTTTGCTGGCGGCCCGTTCTCCCGCCAAAAAAGCGGCCAGAGTATCGCCCCTGGCGGCAGTTTCTGGCAATGCGAATGGGCAGCAACCTGCAAAAAGAGCGGCCAACACCCGCCTTTTCAAGGTGGAAACGGCATTGGGCGTCCATCATGCCACGGCAAGCAGGAAAAATCTGATTTTGATGGCGGGTTCTTTTGCGCTCAGCATCATCCTGTTTCTCTCTTTTTCTGTGACTGTGGATTTTATGAAGCATTCTCTGACGCCTCTGCGTCCCTGGACAGCGGATCTGTCCATTATCAGTCCGGATCATTCCCTGTCTGTGGACAGCGGGATTCTGGGAAAATTAAAGGAGAATCCCGCCGTAAAAGCTGCCTATGGGCGGATGTTTGCCTATGACCTGCCCATGGAGGGCGCGATCGAACCCCAAAAAGCCGACCTGCTTACCTACGAGGAGAACCAGTTTGGGTGGGCGAAGGAATACCTGTTGGAAGGATCTTTAGACACTGTCGCAAGCCAACCTGGAACGGCCCTGATTGTCTATGAACCGGAAACTACGATCCAAGTTGGTGATACCGTCACCTTGGACATTGGCGGGAAGAATCAGCAGCTCCAGATAGCCGGAATGCTTTCCACCGCCCCCTTTGGCAACGCCAACGATACGGCTCTGCTCATCTGTTCCGAGGACACTTTCCGGCAGCTCAGCGGGACATCGAACTACACGATCGTTGACATCCAGCTGACAAACAAAGCTACAGACGAGGATGTCAACGCCATCCAGCAGATAGCAGGGACTTCGTACACTTTCTCCGATGAACGGATGAGCAACAGCAGTGTCAGGGGCACTTATTATTGTTTTTGCCTGTTCATTTATGGATTCCTAGTATTGATTGCCCTGATTACTGTGTTCAATATTATTAACAGCATCACCATGAGCGTTGCGGCAAGAACCAGGCAGTACGGCGTATTCCGGGCGATTGGACTCAGTACCCGCCAACTCAAAAAAATGATTATCGCTGAGGCCTGTGTTTACACGATTACTGGCAGTATCATCGGCACTGTACTGGGCCTGATCTGTAATCAAAAACTCTTTGAAATGTTGATTACATCCTTTTGGGGAGATGCCTGGGGAATTCCATGGATGGAATTGACGATTATCCTTTTCATCATGATTTTAGCGGTGATATTTGCGGTGCGTGGGCCAGTGCGGAAAATCCACAAGATGTCCATTGTTGACACGATCAGCGCACAATAAATTCAGTTCATATGTTTATAAAGCAGACGGTTTCGATACGAAATCGTCTGCTTCTTTCTGAACTTACAGTTTTGTAAGCCAAAATTCACCTATTTGTAAGCTAAAATTGTTACCATTAAAACAGAAATTGATAATAAGCAGACAGTGCTTTACTTGAAAAAATCATAAATTTGTAGTTTCGTGCAAAACAAATATAGTATCTGCCGGACGACGGCAAAAGAAAAAAAGCCGTCGTACAGCAGCCCTATTCACGCGTCCGTTCTATCGTGCGGCGGCTTTGAAACAGGAGCCGCCGCTTCTTTTTGCCTAAAATCTAACGACGACCCTACACCTTGCAATTTGGCATGGCGGCAATAGGAGGATGCCGCCATGCACTATAAAGTATTTCAACATAAAACGACAAGACCCGTCTTGTCAAAAAAAGCCTGAGATTTGTCCAGATACATTATGCTCCTCCACCGGCATTATCATGGCAGTATTTCCGGTATTATCATAGTGTATTTTGCTGCGCCAATTTCCTTTTATGGGAAACTGGCGTTTTTGTTTTCTCTTTTTTAGAAAGGCATCCCGGATCTTACCGCTGCCGTTCGCCGCCTTCCGAGAGTTTGAAAACCATCCACTTTTCAAACTATTGGAGGTAACGGCTATGAGTAAAAATCGTGAAGAAAGGACAAATTATTATCTTTACATAGATGGACAGGCTGTGCTGGTAAGCGAACAGGTTTACCATGTGTATCAGCACTACGAGCGGAAAGAAGAATACTTTTCCTACGATTTGAAAACGGAAAAGTTCCAGAAAGAAACCGCAACTTTCCTGCCCAGCAGAGAGGATTCCTTTGAGCGCCTGCTGGAACAGGACAAGCAGTTTTCCGCTTCCGGTCAGCCCGTGGAGGAACAAGCTGTCTCGTCCGTTTGGCTGGAGGAATTATTACAACATCTGTCAGCGGATGAGAGGATTATTCTCCACAAACTGTATTTCGAGGATAAGTCAGAACGGATTGTCAGCACAGAGCTTGGAATTTCCAAAACAGCTCTGCATCACCGCAAAGTCAAGCTGCTTCAAAAATTAAAAAAAATTTTAGAAAACATGGGGAAAGCATAGACCAAAACCACTCTCCCAACGGGGAAATAAGTGAGAGGGTCTATCTCCCTCATGCAGCTTGCTACGAAAATAAAACTCGTAGCCAAAAACTGAACCTTGACAACAAATGTTTTCAACAATTATGAAAGCATCACTATAAAGCAGTCACAGTATTGGCTGCCTGTAGTGAGAGATTGATCGTATTTAAGAAAGGCTAGCTTTGAGCTTCCACATGATAACCATGTTTTTCCAATTCCCGTATATAACGAGAAAGCTGTTTTTGTTCACAGTGCTTACGTCTTGTTTCAAAACAGGATTCGTCAAATAGAGTTCCTTGTTTTAACATTGTGTAGATGATGACAAGAAGTTTTCGGGCAAGTGCGACAATCGCTTTTTTGGCTCCTTTTTTCTGTTTGATTCTCCAGTACCATGCCGAAAGATAAGTGTTGCGTTTCCCTGCAATCACCCAGGCAATTTCGCAGAGCATACTTTTTATGTAAGGATTGCCTTTTGTGACAGAGGTGCTTTTTCGTTTTCCAGCACTTTCGTTATTACCTGGGCACAAACCGGCCCATGAGCAGATGTGTTCCGCAGTTTTAAACGGCTTCATATCAATACCGATTTCAGCAATAATTGCACAGGAAGCAGTTGTGCTTATTCCATAGATGCTATTCAACTGCTCAACCTGCAGGGCAAATGGAGCCATATCTTCCTCGAGACTCGTTTCAATTTCAGCAAGATGTTTCTTTAAAGAATCATAATGAGTCATGAGAATCCTTAAAAATGCCTTTTGGTGTTCTGACAGTGTTCCGTTCACGGACATGAGAATTTCATCAATACGGTTTCTGGTCTTGGTTTTGAGACAAGAATCTAAAGCAGTTTTATCAATCTGCCCATGTTCAACTAAATGCAGAATGATGTTTCTACCCGAAGCGCCAAAAATATCAGAAATAAAGGATGATAGACGGAAGCCGGAACTTTGTAAAAATTTCTCAATCCTGTTCTTCTGTGACGTAATATCGCGGATGACACTCTTACGGTAACGATTTAGATCGCGGAATTCCCGAATCCTTTTTTCGGGAATAAAACTTCCGTTCAAAAGTCCGGCGCGAAGCAAGGTGGAAATCCATTCGGAATCCCGCATATCGGTCTTTTTGCCAGGAACATTTTTCATATGGCGTGCATTTACAACAAGCAGGGTAATGTCACCAGAGAAAGCATCCTCCAGTATTTCATAAATCGGCATCCAATAGATACCGGTGCTTTCCATAGCTACATGATGGCAGTTTTTAGAAACGATCCAATTCCGTAATGCTATCATATCCGGAATCAATGTAGAAAACTCACGGATTTCAGAACGGGTTGGCTTGCCCAGAGGACCAGTCAGGATACATGCAACAATTTTTTCTTTGTGGACATCCAGTCCACAGGAAATTTCCAGAAGGTCTTTCATACAGAACAACTCCTTTACTATAGAATTGGCAGGAGATTTGCCCGAGATAATACGGACTTTGCTACTCGTGCTATTCATAAAAGGTGCGACAATATGCTGTGCTCAAGGGCAAATCATTTACGTTGACAAACGGGGTGCAAATCCTCCAAGGTGCAATCAAACTTAATCCTGCCTAAGACTATTGTAAGGCAAAAAGAGAAGTGAAAAAAGTAGTGGAGTCAGTATCCTATTTTCATTATAGGCTGAGATAAGCTTTCATGATTCGTTGACAACTGAATAGACGGCATTTCCGGTACATAACCCATGTACGAGCGAATCAGGCGCGCCGCGAAGATGGACAGCCCAGAGGAGGTGATGAACAAGACTGTTCCGAGCGATCTACGCCAGCCTGAACCCTGAAAGCGGCATTTCGGGGCGCGATGACTGCATGGGGGAATAATGATACTTCCTCACGGCCTCCTAAAGACTTGGGAGGAACCCTGCGGCGCACGAGTAAAACGACGCTGCGGAGTTATGACAGCCGCGCCAGCGGAGACCGGAATGTCCCCATCGTCAGGGGTGCGTGGCAAATGTGGCGAGCATAAACCAAACTACAATACAGCAGCTACACCGATTGTCAGGTTCGCATAAACCCTCAACTTTATCGGTGCGGCTGCTTATCTTTATATGAATTGAGACAACCTGTTTCCTCATATCTTATGAAGAAGCAGGTTTTTCGACTGGAGGTGCGTCAATATGGATCAGAGGAATACCCCTACAACCTCCTACAAAGAGGTGAAAATCGGGAAAACCATTTACCGTGTGACCAGCTTTTTTTCGGGTGAAAAGGAGCTGGGAAAGACTTTGGAGCAGCTGGCCGTCCGGCGCGCCATGTCGGAGGTTTCCACACCTGCCAGCTGTTCCGCACACACGGCTACATAGTCACACCATCCTCCCGGCTTTGCCGCTTCTCGCCTGCCGGCTCGGTCGGTGCTTCTAACCGCCTTCGGCGTTTAGAGGTCGCCACCGGCGACCCGCACCCTTGCGCGGCGATGGATTCTCCGTTACGATGTTCATGCAGGGAGATTCCCTGTGGAGCCATCACGCCGCACGAGGTATGGAATCTGAATTGTCGGGAGGGAAAATAAAGATGACTACAAAAACATACAACGTCGGCATCTACTGCCGTTTGAGTAACGACGATGAACGCGACGGCGAATCCGTCAGTATCGAGAACCAGAAACTGCTGCTTCAGAACTATGTACAGCAGCGGGGCTGGAATGAGGTTGATACCTATATCGACGATGGATATTCAGGTACGAATTTTGACCGTCCTGGGGTCAAACGACTAATAGAGGATGCCAAGGCCAAGCGGATCAATGTGATTCTGGTCAAGGACCTGTCCCGTTTTGGCCGTAACTACATCGAATTTGGACAGTACACAGACTACCTGTTCCCATCCCTGGGCTGTCGGTTTATCGCTCTGAACAACGGCATTGACACGGAAAGCACCAATGGCAGCACCGATGTCATGTGCTTTTTGAACTTATTTAACGAATTTTATAGCCGCGATACCAGCAAGAAAGTCAAGGCAGTTAAAAAAGCCTGCGCTGAAAACGGCAAATTCATGGGAACCTACCCCGCCTATGGCTACAAGCGGGACCCGGCGGATAAGCACCATCTGGTGATCGACGAGGACACCGCCCCGATTGTGCGCCGTATCTTTGAGATGCGGGCAGCCGGAACAGGGTTTCACGCCATCGCCGTCACGCTGAACGAAGAAGGCATCCCGTCCCCCGGTGTGCTGTACTACCAGCGCAAGGGACAGAGCGATCCGCGCCGGGTCAACCACAAATGGGCAGACCAGACGGTGAAAAACATCGTCCGCAGCGAGGTTTATATCGGCAACATGATCCAGGGAAAAACCGGAACGCTGTCGTATAAGTCTCGCAAACTCGTGGGCAAACCGGAGGAAGAATGGATTCGTGTGGAAGGGACCCATGAACCGATTATCTCACAGGAGCTGTGGGATACCGTGGTCAGCATTGACAAAAAGAAGGTACGGAAATCTTTTTCCGCTGATGGCTATAAGAGTATCTTCACCGGCCTTGTGTACTGTGCGGACTGCGGCTTCAAAATGAGAAATCAGGTGGAGCGATTCACCTATAAAGACGGAACACCGGGGCGGTACAGTTCCTTTATTTGCGGCAACTACTCCCGCAGCGGCAAGGGAGCCTGCACCATTCACACTATCTATGAAAATGTGCTGACCCAGCTGGTGTTGGAGGACATTCGGGAAAAGGCCCGTTTTGCAGAATATGACCCGGAGCAGCTGGTCCAGCAGATCATCCGCCTAAAGGATAAGGAAGCAAAAAGCCGCCTTTCCTCCTGTGAACAGGAGCTGAAAACATACACAGCGCGGCTTTCCGAGCTGGAACGGCTGATGCAGAATCTCTACGAGGATAAATGTGCCGGAACCATTCCGCAGACCGTTTTTCAAACCTTGATGCACAAATATGAAGCGGAACGGGCAAAAAAGTCCGAAGCCATCCCGGAACTGGAACACAAGGTCAAAAGCTATCTGGAAAACCGCACGGATGCGGACCGCTGGCTGACCATTATCCGCCAATACACAGAGATTACCGAGCTGGATGAATCCATTCTCTTTGAACTGGTGGACCGCATTGAGGTGGGAGAAACCAAAAAAGTGGGTGGACAGCGGATTTGTGACCTCCGTGTTTACTACCGCTATGTCGGAAATGTGGACGCGGCGCTGTCGCAGGAAGAAAGGAGGCAGCCACTTGAAGAAGCAATATAAGGTCGGCATTTACTGCCGCCTGAGCGTGGATGATGCCTCCAATTCCGCAAAGGCAAAAAACTATATACCCGGCGATGAATCTGCCAGCATAGAGAACCAGTACGAAATCCTCTCCAAATTTGTCATGCTCAACGGCTGGATGGAGGTCAAGACCTATCGGGACGATGGGTACAGCGGTGGGAATTTTCAGCGGCCCGGATTTTTGGAAATGCTGGAGGATGCCCGCCACGGCCTGATTAACCTGATTCTGGTCAAAGACCTGTCCCGCCTGGGGCGTGACTTTGTGGAGGTAGGCCGCTATACGGATGTGATTTTCCCATCCCTGGGCTGCCGGTTTGTATCTGTGCTGGATTGTCTGGACAGCGAGGGTGACAACACCGATATGCTGCACTTCCGCAGTCTGATGAACGACTATCATCTAAAGGACCTGTCGGGGAAAATCAAATCGGTGCTGTACGCCAAAAAGAAAAGCGGCCAATATCTGACCGCCTATGCTCCTTACGGATACCGCAAGAGCGACGAGGATAAACACCGGCTGGTGGTGGATGAAGAAGCCGCCGCTGTGGTGCGGGAAATCTATCAGATGCGCTGTTCCGGCATGGCCTACGGTAAGATTGCGGCGGCGCTGAACAAGAAAGGCATCCTTTCTCCCCGCTGGTATTGGGAACTGCACTACGGGAAAAAAGGCGGCTGCAAATACTCCAAACTGTGGACCTATGCCACGGTGAAAAATATTCTGAACGATACTGTTTATCTCGGCATAGTCACACAAAACCGTACCGGCTCCCGTTCCTACAAGGATAAGACCATGATACAGAAGCCGGAAACAGAATGGATTTGCCATGAGGATGTCCACGAAGCAATCATTGACCGGGAACTGTGGGAAACGGTTCAGGAAAAGAACCGGGCAGTGAAACAGCAGGTGGCAAATCATGCCGCCCCTATGCCCGCCCTGTTCACCGGCAAACTGGTCTGTGCCGATTGTGGGCATCCTCTGGCAGCCACCCGCGAGACCCAGCGCAGAAAAAACGGGACATCCAAGCGATATGTTTCCTATATCTGCTCCCACTTTGCCACCACCGGACGCAGTGCCTGTTCCTGGCATCGGATTTATGAAATCTCGCTGAAAACGCTGGTGCTGAATGAAATCAGGGCGCACAGTCAAGCAATAGCGCAGGATGAAAATGCTGTGCTGGACAAGCTGAGACAGCAGATACTTTCCGAAAGCACAGCCAGGCAAGAGGATTCCAAACTGGAAATCAGCCGGTTGCGGCGGCGTATCGGAGAGCTGGAACACATGACCGCCAAACTTTACGAGGATAAGGTCAGCGGCATAATCAATAACGATACCTTTGCGGTCCTGATTCAGAAAAGTGAACAGGAACGCATCCAAAAGGCAGAGCGTCTGGAGGTTCTTCTGGCAGAGGAACGAAAAGCCCAGCAAGAGGTTGAAAATATCCGACAATGGGCAAGCATCGTCTGCCGCTATCTGGATGTGCAGGAGCTTGACCGGGAAATCGTTGAGGAACTGATTGACCATATCGAGATCGGAGAACGCTCCGTCATAGACGGCCAGCGCCATCAGGACATTAAAATCTTTTACCGCTTTGTTGGTGTGGTATAATGAGAAAAAGAAAAGACCCGGCTGCATCCGCAGTCCGGGCATACACCTGACAACATTCTATAAAAACGGTTTGCGATTGAACCGCATCGCTTTGTCGAAAAAGAGTGATTCAGCAGAACACCCTTCCCAAACAGCTTATGTTCTTCATGATATTCAGAAAAGGGGCAAACTCACTGGTTTCTTGACGGTCACTGTCAATACCATTATTGATTGCTATAAATCGAACTTCCTTTTCTCTAAACAGAATGTCAGTGAAAAAACCTACTTGCAGATGATCTCTGCCGATTCTGGACATATCTTTGCAGATACAGGCAGTGATTTCTCCGTTTTTAACACCTTCAACAAGTCTGTTCCATGAAGGTCTGTCAAAAGTCGCTCCACTCCAACCATCATCGGTAAAATGAACAAGATTCGTAAAACCATGTTTCATAGCATAATCTTCAAGCATTTGCTTTTGATGAACTATACTGTTACTCTCTCCAGCATTATCATCATCACGAGACAGTCTTTCATACAAAGCAGTAATGCCATTGCTTCTATCTTTTTTTCTTCTCATGCTGAACTCCTTTCTTCAATTCCTATCCACTCCTTACGCTCACAAAATATCACATCCGTATAGTGTTTCGGCGGTGAAGTTTTCCCTTCACGGAGACTTGCTGATACAGCTTCAAAAGTCTGTCCTTCCTGCAGCACAGGGAGAGCGACAGCTTCATTTTCTTTGTGTTCCGTTTCACTCTGCCTGATACTCATACGGTGAATCCGTTCCACCTCTTTCCAGCCGGACTGTAAAATAGTCTTTCCTTTTGCCGTAAAAGTATATCCCTGGCAGTCCAATATAGCGGTGACCGCTTCAAATCGGTGTACCTGCGTTGTGGCACAAAGCAGTCTGACGACAAGCAGGGTAAGCACATCCCGCTCCCCGGAAGGAAGCTCTGACAGGTCTGTCCGTGCGATTTCCACAGTTGGGATAATGGCATGGTGGTCAGTCACTTTGCTGTCATCTGTTACCCGGTCAATGTCCGGCTCTCCGGCGTAGCCTTTTCCAAAGGTCATATTGTCACGCAGCCACAGGATCAGGGAAGCGGCGGTTGCCTGCATGTCCTTCGTCAAATACTGGCTGTCCGTTCTCGGATAGGTTGCCAGCTTCTTTTCATAGAGAG from the Blautia wexlerae DSM 19850 genome contains:
- a CDS encoding IS110 family transposase, translating into MKDLLEISCGLDVHKEKIVACILTGPLGKPTRSEIREFSTLIPDMIALRNWIVSKNCHHVAMESTGIYWMPIYEILEDAFSGDITLLVVNARHMKNVPGKKTDMRDSEWISTLLRAGLLNGSFIPEKRIREFRDLNRYRKSVIRDITSQKNRIEKFLQSSGFRLSSFISDIFGASGRNIILHLVEHGQIDKTALDSCLKTKTRNRIDEILMSVNGTLSEHQKAFLRILMTHYDSLKKHLAEIETSLEEDMAPFALQVEQLNSIYGISTTASCAIIAEIGIDMKPFKTAEHICSWAGLCPGNNESAGKRKSTSVTKGNPYIKSMLCEIAWVIAGKRNTYLSAWYWRIKQKKGAKKAIVALARKLLVIIYTMLKQGTLFDESCFETRRKHCEQKQLSRYIRELEKHGYHVEAQS
- a CDS encoding sensor histidine kinase, with amino-acid sequence MSLYQDRQIKGFLLFLTLFALLFVGTATVLTIYQVNDAEVLWLKHDEAVSSSLLKQGVPKEVIAVAFTNTDISEDGRSLLAAAGLGKQTEIGMRPFLNQFQLSTFCSMLCAAAFLLLVLAIGVFIFFWKRKRLYQQADKVLMHYINGDYSCHLPQNYEGGIFQIFSSVEQLATMLQSKNETEHQAKEFLKDTISDISHQLKTPLAALAMYQEIIESEPENAETVKQFAAKMGVSLKRMEQLILSMLKITRLDTGNIVFEKKSCRVSELIAHSINELTTRAKSENKQIQIDGDGEQQLICDMDWTGEAIGNIVKNALDHTQAGGIVRITWDRTPAMFRIFISDNGNGIAPEDIHHIFKRFYRSKHSLDTQGIGLGLPLAKSIIEGQSGVISVQSEVGKGTLFTLSFLTEL
- a CDS encoding ABC transporter permease encodes the protein MKRYLDLVPISAKIHRKQSRMSIFCIVLAVFLVTTIFGMADMFIRSQILQAQMDGGNFHVGLRYVTDEDCSLIAKRPAVKAAARYGVLNYRGEDGYTLSGKTAIIMGCDAPWFSDMMVDGIAEGNFPQTESEAMLTQSAKDRLGFQIGDTVVIDGPDGEKLTYIISGFCKDAMKTTSEDSIGVSITTDAFRSIYPAVKHETLEDYDSVCYVQFENPWNARREIQQLKADLGLSDEQVYENVKLMGMYGQSDSSKMMQIYVVAAILFVLVLAAGVMMIASSLNSNVAQRTEFFGLMRCIGATPKQVIRLVRKEALLWCRFAIPAGIGAGVVVIWILCAVLRILSPEYFAQMPALGLSIPSILAGILVGLLTVLLAARSPAKKAARVSPLAAVSGNANGQQPAKRAANTRLFKVETALGVHHATASRKNLILMAGSFALSIILFLSFSVTVDFMKHSLTPLRPWTADLSIISPDHSLSVDSGILGKLKENPAVKAAYGRMFAYDLPMEGAIEPQKADLLTYEENQFGWAKEYLLEGSLDTVASQPGTALIVYEPETTIQVGDTVTLDIGGKNQQLQIAGMLSTAPFGNANDTALLICSEDTFRQLSGTSNYTIVDIQLTNKATDEDVNAIQQIAGTSYTFSDERMSNSSVRGTYYCFCLFIYGFLVLIALITVFNIINSITMSVAARTRQYGVFRAIGLSTRQLKKMIIAEACVYTITGSIIGTVLGLICNQKLFEMLITSFWGDAWGIPWMELTIILFIMILAVIFAVRGPVRKIHKMSIVDTISAQ
- a CDS encoding DNA-directed RNA polymerase sigma-70 factor; translated protein: MSKNREERTNYYLYIDGQAVLVSEQVYHVYQHYERKEEYFSYDLKTEKFQKETATFLPSREDSFERLLEQDKQFSASGQPVEEQAVSSVWLEELLQHLSADERIILHKLYFEDKSERIVSTELGISKTALHHRKVKLLQKLKKILENMGKA
- a CDS encoding ABC transporter ATP-binding protein, producing MEILKVQGLCKTYGKGEAKVEALKKVSFSLNKGEFAAVVGESGSGKSTLLNCIGALDTPTSGQILVDGQDLFSMKEEQRTIFRRRNIGFIFQSFQLVSELNVEQNIMFPLLLDYRKPDPAAVEEILELLGLAERRHHLPSQLSGGQQQRVAIGRALITKPKLILADEPTGNLDSQNSQDVIALLTQASRRYQQTILMITHNKNLTASVDRVFRVSDGVLTDLGGKTDEALS
- a CDS encoding response regulator transcription factor produces the protein MNRILLLEDDVSLVDGLVYSLKKNEFDVEVARTVCEAKQYLSELDRYDLLILDVTLPDGTGFDVCERVRKENQQIPIIFLTASDEEVSIIRGLDSGGDDYITKPFKLGELCSRIRALLRRAGVSKSEKNTSMECGDITIDLLGSRATLKGKALDLTSAEYRLLCLLVRNANRVVTRDIILNELWDDTGNFVDDNTLSVYVRRLREKVETDPSHPEHLITIRGFGYQWKEVSI